The bacterium genome segment ACATACAAGTTCCTGTAATGGTTTCCTGTATTTTGTCCTGATGCTATAACTTTCAGCAGGATAGCCGAGGGTGAGCAGTTCAACCACCTTATACTGTGGGGGGATTTTAAGGATTCTGCAGACCTCATCCTGATGGAATGCACCTATCCAGCAGGTCCCCAGCCCCTCCTCAACCGCTGCAAGTGTGATATGATCAAGTGCGATGGCAACATCCACAGAGTCAGCAGGAATACCA includes the following:
- a CDS encoding nitroreductase family protein; the protein is GIPADSVDVAIALDHITLAAVEEGLGTCWIGAFHQDEVCRILKIPPQYKVVELLTLGYPAESYSIRTKYRKPLQELVCYEQFSER